One Triticum dicoccoides isolate Atlit2015 ecotype Zavitan chromosome 4B, WEW_v2.0, whole genome shotgun sequence genomic window carries:
- the LOC119292315 gene encoding ervatamin-B-like, with protein sequence MASSTPYLVLLLCLTTFLQAWLAAAKYPPPPPPPFELPESEVRERFSKWVIKYSKHYSCHEEEEMRFQVFKNNTNAIGQFDQQNPGTVVGRGFRPTGFQVRGSGGVRMNRFGDLSPREVIQQFTGLNTTSFNATSPTYLPNHSFKPCCVDWRSSGAVTGVKNQGTCGSCWAFAAVAAIEGMNKIRTGELVSLSEQVLVDCDTRSGGCGGGHSDSAMALVAARGGITSEERYPYAGFQGKCDMDKLLFDHQASLKGFKAVPPNNEGQLAIAVAMQPVTVYIDASGFEFQFYSGGIYRGPCSANVNHAVTIVGYCEGPGEGNKYWIAKNSWSNDWGEQGYVYLAKDVPSSTGTCGLATSPFYPTA encoded by the exons ATGGCTTCCTCCACGCCTTACCTTGTCCTACTCTTGTGCCTCACCACTTTCCTGCAGGCATGGCTTGCTGCGGCAAAatacccaccgccgccgcccccgccgtttGAGCtgccggagtccgaggtgagggagAGGTTCTCCAAGTGGGTGATCAAGTACTCAAAGCACTACTCGTgccatgaggaggaggagatgcgGTTCCAAGTCTTCAAGAACAACACCAACGCCATCGGCCAATTCGACCAACAGAATCCTGGCACGGTCGTCGGTCGCGGATTCCGACCAACTGGGTTTCAGGTCCGTGGCTCGGGCGGGGTCCGTATGAACAGGTTCGGTGACCTCAGCCCCAGGGAGGTCATCCAGCAGTTCACCGGGCTCAACACCACCAGCTTCAATGCCACGTCACCCACCTACCTCCCCAACCACTCCTTCAAGCCGTGCTGCGTTGACTGGCGCTCCAGCGGCGCTGTCACCGGCGTCAAGAATCAAGGCACTTGTG GATCATGCTGGGCAttcgcggcggtggcggcgatcgAAGGCATGAACAAGATTAGGACAGGGGAGCTGGTGTCGCTGTCCGAGCAGGTACTCGTGGATTGCGACACACggagcggcggctgcggcggcggccacTCAGACTCGGCTATGGCCCTCGTGGCCGCCCGTGGTGGCATCACGTCGGAGGAGAGGTACCCATACGCCGGATTCCAGGGAAAGTGCGACATGGACAAGCTCCTCTTCGACCACCAGGCGTCCCTCAAGGGCTTCAAGGCCGTGCCACCCAACAACGAAGGTCAGCTGGCGATTGCCGTGGCCATGCAGCCCGTGACGGTCTACATTGACGCCAGCGGTTTTGAGTTCCAGTTCTACTCCGGCGGCATCTACCGTGGCCCCTGCTCCGCCAATGTGAACCACGCCGTCACCATCGTCGGCTACTGCGAGGGTCCCGGCGAGGGAAACAAGTACTGGATTGCCAAGAACTCGTGGAGCAACGACTGGGGTGAACAAGGATATGTCTACCTCGCAAAGGACGTGCCCTCGTCCACGGGCACATGTGGCCTCGCCACCTCGCCCTTCTACCCCACGGCTTGA